A region from the Benincasa hispida cultivar B227 chromosome 12, ASM972705v1, whole genome shotgun sequence genome encodes:
- the LOC120067873 gene encoding gibberellin 20-oxidase-like protein: MSVSNASVELPILDISQPLSPSSLSSLADACKKWGFFHIKNHGISKDTYNKLHSFSNEIFSLPIETKLKIGPLSSLNTYTPHFIASPFFETLRVSGPNFLASAQSSADLLFNQKSPHQFSEILQEYGEKMTELSRKIIKNILMSFGEGFEKTYHEPHFKNCHGYLRINNYTSPETLEEDEEAEGLGMHTDMSCVTIVYQDQTGGLQVKSSEGKWVDIDPCEESELESKSESEALVVNIGDLLQAWGNDRLRSSEHRVVLRRPAINRFSIAFFWGFEDEKVVSAPEELVGDGGERLYKPFVCSDYLKFRENDERGKFEKVGFTVRDFAGNGIKKDFEEK; the protein is encoded by the exons ATGTCTGTATCTAATGCCTCAGTGGAACTTCCCATTTTAGACATTTCTCAGCCTTTGTCTCCATCTTCCCTTTCTTCACTAGCTGATGCTTGCAAAAAATGGGGTTTTTTCCATATAAAAAACCATGGGATCTCCAAAGATACCTACAACAAACTCCATTCCTTCTCTAATGAAATTTTCAGCCTCCCTATTGAAACCAAGCTCAAAATTGGCCCCCTCTCTTCTTTGAACACTTACACTCCCCATTTCATAGCCTCCCCATTCTTTGAAACCCTCAGAGTCTCTGGTCCAAACTTCTTAGCCTCTGCTCAGAGTTCAGCAGATTTGCTCTTTAACCAAAAGAGCCCACACCAGTTCAG TGAGATATTGCAAGAATATGGAGAAAAAATGACAGAGCTATCAAGGAAGATTATAAAGAACATATTGATGAGCTTTGGGGAAGGTTTTGAGAAGACATACCATGAACCCCATTTCAAGAATTGTCATGGATATCTGAGAATAAACAATTACACATCTCCAGAAACCTTGGAAGAGGATGAAGAAGCAGAAGGACTTGGAATGCATACGGATATGAGCTGCGTGACCATTGTGTACCAAGATCAAACAGGTGGTCTGCAAGTGAAATCAAGCGAAGGGAAATGGGTCGACATAGACCCATGTGAAGAATCAGAATTAGAATCCAAATCCGAATCCGAAGCTCTTGTGGTGAACATTGGCGACTTGCTTCAAGCTTGGGGCAACGACAGGCTGAGGTCGTCGGAGCACAGAGTGGTTTTGAGGCGGCCGGCGATCAATCGGTTCTCGATTGCGTTCTTTTGGGGTTTTGAGGACGAGAAAGTGGTGTCGGCGCCGGAAGAGTTGGTCGGCGACGGTGGTGAGAGGCTGTATAAGCCATTTGTTTGCTCGGATTATTTGAAGTTCAGGGAGAATGATGAAAGAGGGAAATTTGAAAAGGTTGGTTTCACTGTGAGAGACTTTGCTGGGAATGGGATTAAGaaggattttgaagaaaaatga